Sequence from the Bacillus sp. es.036 genome:
CTTCCATTGCTCCAATAATACCGATCTTCATGATGTACTCCTTTACCTGTTCAATTTTTAACGGCTTCCATCAGCCAAACAAAATCATTTAGCTGAGTAAACACAACTCGAAATCCATGTTGTTGGAAAAGTTCCTCTAATACTGGAATGGTTGTATAATATTCCGTTTGCAAGTCCTGTAGCAAATTGTAATATCCCTTTGCTTTCACTTTCTCATGCATCTTTATTCTAGCATTCTCATCTTTGAATGCTGTATCCGCAAATACAATTTTATCATTTTGCCCCAGTAGTTGGCTATATTTGTGAATAGCGGTCTTTTTTTCTTCATCAGTGAGGTGGTGAAATGCATAGGTACTCACGATTGTTTGTACAGGTTTGGTCGGAGTTGGGAAAACCATAAAGTCCCCATCATAAAACGTGACATCTGGTAACCTTTCACTTGCCTTTTCTCTCATCGCTTTTGACGGTTCTACCCCAGTTACTTCCAGTCCTTTATTGAGTAAAATAGAAGTTAGATTCCCTGTTCCAACACCAAA
This genomic interval carries:
- a CDS encoding class I SAM-dependent DNA methyltransferase, which translates into the protein MGREFIDLFERWADSYDTTVSGQDEEYRDVFKGYDGILSSVAQASSGHVLEFGVGTGNLTSILLNKGLEVTGVEPSKAMREKASERLPDVTFYDGDFMVFPTPTKPVQTIVSTYAFHHLTDEEKKTAIHKYSQLLGQNDKIVFADTAFKDENARIKMHEKVKAKGYYNLLQDLQTEYYTTIPVLEELFQQHGFRVVFTQLNDFVWLMEAVKN